The Oncorhynchus mykiss isolate Arlee chromosome 20, USDA_OmykA_1.1, whole genome shotgun sequence genome includes a region encoding these proteins:
- the cep170aa gene encoding centrosomal protein of 170 kDa isoform X11, translating into MAEDSIHEIPTKDTEGAAATASAQGHASPHAFTIEFDDTSPGKVTIKDHVSKLTPDHRPRPKKASHSGSKDLSTLQAAMMVSESKVADWLAQNDPPTVRSESTEDSKSIKSDVPVHFKRLKGSKHEDGTQSDSENGIGLRFGNRRLALEERLRVAQGGQGGQGGRTTSNRTAFMIEFYDDDNSRKRRSYSFSQTAPLLGGAAGEALCPTPPSHPKSPSTTTTATDFSKAPLSAALIAGAPTAARVLMKQRSEDQSIGRSSVSTGHQTIEPSPSEEGLRTPRSQGDRDREQEDDQSDKGTYTIELENRNPEEEEARRMIDKVFGVEQNRDPSVSGPVEHQQGEVGKEKKERKKTTETGETEKPSCLPSESVSENPVAVGSSRWVSQWASLSANHTRTDPEGSGAESPAFVHQQREADAFESGVSIRSASSATSSLTERKRRTLPQLPIDDPRAKPGKSLSGLGLHRSEIGEKQDTEPQEKSQVEHKGDGACFTSIEEGDMMKGKQKQTKAPLQASSKPPLRPMSSSEKRSEERRRRAEDRIQHHIKEGVDGGEKSGGKPLVRQGSFTIEKPSGVVPIELIPRIKCGAGVLGRERSDSVGSMDTATLLKDTEAVMAFLEAKLRDENKLDRSNRAGSISPESDVDTASTYSQVAGEGEKKTAHQKRRSLSSLHKEKSNLSSTSKTAASTNARERLERKTKTRTDPSRPDVRRSVQPASSRARQPSQDLTDDDQTSSFPISDILSSDQESLYSRSYGRSHFTSTDDLLHSKLEAKSSSKTSSSKSSKTLQAATASSLGKQASLPQPRPTRTSLLRRARLGDTSDTDLPDADRMSVASEVSTTSSTSKPPSGRKGPSRLDMLAQPRRTRLGSISARSDSECTVGRSSTSSPRLSAETALRLGLRSSTPTDNKMAPRMRANSVSKLTEAKSRISPSIHSTPSERPQPEPEPEPSEEELMASNRWRRLPPEYGSTSEEEFGSNRNSPKPGRTLRPHSVLRGTRLGGSTSSLNSGQVGPGGMVLKHRMREQEEYIKDWTAHSEEIARLFPCVRRISQDLAKDLAILAREIHDVAGEIDSVSSSGTAPSTTVSTAATTPGSAIDTREEVGRTQEGMQKLVDRVFDESLNFRKIPPMVQNKAPEINGRPVELRPRAPDSLDSHSALRRRTWNRDEAVVDSLLLTSVSQLSAKIRQSVDKTAGKIRILFKDKDRNWDEIESKLRSESDIPLLKTSNKQISSILVELKRVEKQLQVINVMVDPDGTLDALSSLGLTSPLTPKPTPGSQGPQEALPGPTASARGNTAASAPTEGSGSGSGSARDLGGLQFNRIHPSGEESAIPQK; encoded by the exons ATGGCCGAGGACAGCATTCATGAGATTCCCACCAAAGACACTGAGGGGGCTGCTGCTACCGCCAGCGCTCAGGGCCACGCCTCACCTCATGCCTTCACAATCGAGTTTGATGACACCTCCCCTGGCAAGGTCACGATCAAGGACCACGTGTCCAAGCTGACTCCGGACCATCGGCCCCGGCCTAAGAAGGCCTCCCATTCAGGCAGCAAGGACCTCAGCACCCTGCAGGCCGCCATGATGGTCTCTGAGAGCAAGGTGGCTGATTGGCTGGCCCAGAACGACCCCCCTACGGTGCGCAGTGAGTCCACGGAGGACAGCAAAAGCATCAAGAGTGATGTCCCTGTCCACTTCAAGAGGCTCAAAG GCAGCAAGCATGAGGATGGCACCCAGAGCGACTCCGAGAACGGAATTGGTCTGCGCTTCGGCAACCGGAGGCTGGCTTTGGAGGAGAGGCTGAGGGTGGCGCAGGGAGGACAGGGGGGTCAGGGGGGCCGGACCACCAGCAACAGGACCGCCTTCATGATCGAGTTCTACGATGATGACAACTCCCGCAAGCGACGATCCTACTCCTTCTCGCAGACTGCACCGCTGCTTGGGGGCGCGGCCGGGGAGGCTCTGTGCCCCACGCCCCCCTCCCACCCTAAGTCTCCCTCTACCACAACCACAGCCACAGACTTCAGCAAGGCCCCGTTATCAGCGGCCCTGATAGCGGGTGCCCCCACGGCCGCCCGGGTCCTGATGAAGCAGAGGTCTGAGGACCAGAGCATAGGAAGGAGCTCGGTCAGTACAGGTCACCAGACAATTGAGCCCAGCCCCAGTGAGGAGGGTTTGAGGACCCCTCGGTCTcagggggacagggacagagagcagGAGGATGACCAGAGCGATAAGGGAACCTACACCATTGAGCTGGAGAACCGCAaccctgaggaggaggaggccaggCGCATGATAGACAAG GTGTTTGGGGTGGAGCAGAACCGGGATCCGTCTGTCTCAGGACCAGTAGAACACCAACAGGGAGAAGTggggaaggagaagaaggagaggaagaagaccACAGAGACGGGAGAAACTGAAAAACCAAGCTGCCTTCCATCTGAG agTGTGTCTGAGAACCCGGTGGCAGTGGGCAGTAGTCGCTGGGTGTCTCAGTGGGCCAGTCTATCTGCTAACCACACCAGGACTGACCCAGAAGGGTCTGGGGCTGAGTCACCTGCCTTCGTCCATCAGCAGAGAG AAGCGGATGCCTTTGAGTCGGGTGTGTCCATCCGAAGCGCCAGCTCTGCCACCTCCAGTCTCACAGAGCGCAAACGCAGGACCCTCCCCCAGCTCCCTATCGACGACCCCCGGGCTAAGCCAGGGAAGAGCTTGTCCGGCCTAGGCCTGCATCGCTCAGAGATCGGAGAGAAACAGGACACGGAGCCCCAGGAGAAGAGCCAGGTGGAGCATAAAGGAGACGGGGCGTGCTTTACCTCCATAGAGGAGGGGGATATGATGAAGGGCAAACAGAAACAGACCAAGGCCCCGCTACAGGCCTCCTCCAAGCCTCCTCTTAGACCTATGAGCAGCAGTGAGAAGAGGTCCGAGGAGAGAAGGAGGCGGGCGGAGGACAGGATTCAGCACCACATCAAAGAAGGAGTGGACGGGGGGGAGAAGTCAGGTGGCAAACCTTTGGTTCGCCAGGGCAGTTTCACCATCGAGAAGCCCAGTGGTGTGGTGCCCATTGAGCTGATCCCCCGGATCAAATGTGGTGCTGGTGTCCTGGGCCGCGAGCGCAGCGACTCTGTGGGCAGCATGGACACAGCCACCCTGCTGAAGGACACAGAGGCTGTCATGGCCTTCCTGGAGGCCAAGCTGAGGGACGAGAATAAGCTGGACAGATCCAACCGGGCAGGTTCCATCTCCCCCGAGTCAGACGTGGACACGGCCAGCACCTATAGCCAGgtggcaggggagggagagaagaaaacaGCCCACCAGAAACGCCGCTCCCTAAGCAGCCTGCACAAGGAGAAGAGCAACCTGAGCTCAACCTCCAAAACCGCTGCCAGCACCAACGCCCGCGAGCGCCTGGAGAGAAAGACCAAGACCAGAACTGATCCCAGCCGGCCAGATGTCCGCCGCTCCGTCCAGCCTGCCTCCTCGCGGGCACGCCAACCATCCCAGGACCTCACGGATGACGATCAGACCTCGTCTTTCCCCATCTCCGACATCCTCTCCTCTGACCAGGAGAGTTTGTATAGTCGCTCGTACGGCCGCAGCCACTTCACCTCTACGGATGACCTGCTACATTCAAAACTGGAGGCCAAATCCAGCAGCAAGACCAGCTCCAGTAAGTCCAGTAAGACCCTCCAGGCCGCCACAGCTTCCTCTCTGGGGAAACAGGCCTCTCTGCCCCAGCCACGGCCTACCAGAACGTCCCTGCTCCGCCGGGCCCGGCTGGGGGACACGTCCGACACAGACCTGCCTGATGCAGACAGGATGTCTGTGGCCTCCGAGGTGTCCACCACCAGTTCCACATCCAAGCCTCCGTCTGGTCGTAAAGGCCCCTCGCGGCTAGACATGCTGGCCCAGCCCAGGAGGACACGGCTGGGCTCCATCTCGGCCCGTAGTGACTCAGAGTGTACTGTGGGCCGGAGCAGCACCTCCTCCCCTCGCCTGTCTGCAGAGACCGCCCTGCGTCTGGGACTCCGCTCCTCCACCCCCACCGACAACAAAATGGCTCCTCGCATGAGGGCCAACAGTGTGTCCAAGCTGACCGAGGCCAAGTCCAGAATCAGCCCCTCCATCCACAGCACTCCCTCAG AGAGACCtcagcctgagcctgagcctgagccttcAGAGGAGGAGCTCATGG CCTCTAACAGGTGGAGACGGCTGCCCCCAGAGTACGGATCCACCTCAGAGGAGGAGTTTGGCTCCAACAGGAACTCCCCCAAACCTGGGCGCACCCTGCGCCCCCACTCGGTCCTGAGGGGTACCAGACTAGGGGGCTCCACCAGCAGCCTTAACTCTGGTCAGGTTGGCCCTGGAGGCATGGTCCTCAAACACCGCATGAGGGAGCAGGAGGAGTACATCAAGGACTGGACTGCTCACAGCGAGGAGATTGCCAG GTTATTTCCCTGTGTGCGCAGGATCAGTCAAGACCTGGCCAAGGACCTGGCCATCCTCGCCCGGGAGATCCACGACGTGGCCGGAGAGATCGACTCGGTCAGCTCCTCTGGAACGGCTCCCAGCACCACGGTCAGCACCGCCGCCACGACGCCCGGCTCCGCCATCGATACCCGCGAAGAGGTAGGCCGCACGCAGGAGGGCATGCAAAAG CTGGTTGACCGTGTGTTTGACGAGAGCCTCAACTTCAGGAAGATCCCTCCCATGGTGCAGAACAAGGCCCCTGAGATAAACGGACGCCCTGTGGAGCTCCGTCCCCGCGCCCCAGACAGCCTGGACTCCCACTCTGCCCTCCGCAGACGCACATGGAACAGGGATGAGGCGGTGGTGGACAGTCTGCTGCTCACATCTGTCTCTCAGCTGTCAGCTAAAATCAGGCAGTCTGTTGACAAAACAGCAGGAAAAATACG AATATTGTTCAAAGACAAGGACAGGAATTGGGATGAGATTGAGAGCAAACTCCGATCTGAGAGCGACATACCACTTCTCAAAACCTCTAACAAG CAGATCTCCTCTATCCTCGTGGAGCTGAAGAGAGTGGAGAAGCAGCTACAAG TGATAAATGTAATGGTGGATCCTGACGGCACCCTGGATGCCCTGAGCAGCCTTGGCCTGACTAGCCCCCTTACACCCAAGCCCACTCCTGGTTCTCAGGGGCCCCAGGAGGCCCTCCCAGGCCCCACAGCATCAGCCAGGGGCAACACTGCCGCCTCAGCCCCCACTgaggggtcagggtcagggtctggGTCAGCCAGAGACCTGGGAGGCCTGCAATTCAACCGCATCCACCCCAGTGGAGAAGAGAGTGCCATCCCCCAGAAGTGA